From Syngnathoides biaculeatus isolate LvHL_M chromosome 12, ASM1980259v1, whole genome shotgun sequence:
TATGTGAATTAAAACTatttgagtggctccatcactatgtgggatttattcttgattgagaacagatgcaGCAAGAAAGTATTTGTATCCGTCCAgatttttatacgctttcaaactcttccttgTAAATTTCGAATCCTTACTCACCacatccatgtgtagatccagctgtccaagacaagtggaagcgggttaacagtccactttcttatcagcgaaaacatcgactttcgcactaaatatgggtcctctatgccaagtgtctctcatttttccacatatctttgtttattatcaccttctaaatgtttaacagtatcggacaaaactctgggtgtcgcgctataagacatatttttgtttcgtctccatggacttagcattgaagaatgctttgctagaccagcaatatggccagtcacatgacttcggtgacataggtgcaGGAGCTctattgcaaatgtttttttctcatgtttgtgTAGATTTTAAGTCATCTCCTTAAtggtaatatatactgtaatggTGAAATTGCGGCAACTAGACCCTTGCTGCTTTTCCTCTCGTTTTCTGAAAACGTTCATAAATGGCTTGGTCAATGATGCTattaagctaaaaaaaaaatggatattcaTTTTGGCTGTGTATATTTTTTAGTCTTTATCTATTTTTGGGGCGGTGGGGCGGGAGGAAGGAAACCTGTTTGGTCCACATAGACACTAGCTGGTGTTAGAGGAGTGAACATTTGCGCTCCAGTTCATGCGTGAAAGTGTAAGTAAACAGTGCGCTGTTTGCTTTGGGCTCATACTGTTCTGTGTCTTCCCATCAGTTTTTCCTGTTGCTTACAACCCGTTCTGTATTCGTTGGGTCCAGTGCAGTTCTCCTTAAAATCTCATCTACAGCAGGGAGTCCCACAAGAGTGTATATTTGGCGGAGAGCGTCGCCATGGTGATGGACAACATTTGACAGTGGGATGCTCCCACTGTGGAGCCAGAAATATGGGCATCAAAGTAACCGGTCCTGTTGTAATAATCCAGCTCCTCCTCGGAGTCTGTGTTGCTGCGGCGGTAAGCGGACGCGTACCATTTATCCGCCGTCAGGGCCACCGCAGCTCCCGCGGCTGCGGCGGCGGCCACCCGTACCGGGGAAGTCCGGCCCGCCGACCTGAAGCGAGAACGCGGGCCGCCGTAGCCGCCGGCCCCGCGGTAAGAGCCGGACGTGGAGCTGCGAGCGGGGGACCCGCGGGATGAGCCCCTGGACCCCCCGCGTCCCCCTTTGCACAGCGCAGGCTCGCACAGGGAGGCGGAGAGCAGGAGGAACATCCAGCAGGTTGCCAGCACCTGGTTCATCTGTGCAGGAGGACAAACGCAGAAGAAAATATTACAGGGATTGTAATACCAACCGTTTTGAAATTGAGATAATCCCTGGGTACTGATTACATACTTCTGAATAACAAATGTTATTGTTAATTAGCGTTAACCATGGGTTATTAATGATCGAGGAGCAATATTGAAAGTGACTTGAGAAAACCTTTGTTGCAAATTGGCTCAATGATTAAAACTTAAAAGGGACCCCAATGCAAAGGCAAATGATTTAAACCTGTTTCATACATCACAGCAGATCATAAAAATCCCCTATACTATAAACCACCTAATATATGAGAGGGATGACATCAGTGAAATGTGATTGGATCCCCAGTTAGCGCTATGCTCATTATTAACACCTCAACATTTTTATGGCCATCACCTCATCTTAGCAAAACAAGttcattattttggaaatgaCAGTCATCTAGAGGCTGTAAAATCTTTATGATTTCAGTTACAGAAGAACATTGATatataatgaaaatatattaatacaACTTATAgatagatgttttatttttattttgcttttgagAGCAGTTCCAAATACAACCTAATTTGATGCATTATCGCTGCAGTGCTCTGATGTATGCATCACAacatctgattttattttttactcccCCCTTCAAATAGTCTTAAGAAATTATAAATCTGCCTGAGGGCATATGTCAAACCAAACGAACCCGTTTGTACATGATTGACATAATAATAGGTTGAGTAAATTTTACGCCATATTTTCCAATCAACCATTGTTGAATGCATCTTCATCTCACCGTGCTAATTAGCCAGTAGCTCACTGTGGCCTTCACGCAATGGATGCAAATAATGCAAATAGTAAATTTATATTCCATAACAATTACACCAATGCTTGGTGCTTaccttgttctttgtttatcTTCAagataaaaagaagaagaaacggaGGATGCTGGTGCGCGTTCACGACGATGGCGGTGCGGGAACGAGCAGCGCACTGAGTACAGCGGTGGTACCACAAAGCATAGATATCGAAAGTCCCGTGATAACGCCTTGTGTGGGTTGGCCCGTTGCAGCTACACGTCAGTCAGCCCGTCATATTGGATGTGTCAAAGCTAAACGCTAATGCAAGTTAAAGGACAGAGTTTCAAAATTGAACATCGTACGAAAAAGTGCACAACAGCTAAGGTCTCATGCTTACTAGTGGATATAATTCAATGTTGATCATTATAGTGACAAACATTAGTtgcaaggtgtgattgtgagtgcagctgtttgtctcgatgtgccctgtgattggctggcaatcagttcagggtgttccccgcctcctgcccgttgacagctgggataagctccagcactccctgtgaccattgtgaggataagtggtgaagaaaatggatggatggatggcatatTTACCACATCACATTTATCTGTATGCGTCCATCTAGTGGACAAATTGCCGAACGACCTATCCAACTATCCAAGTAGTAACGCCCAAGTACACTAGGTGGCGGTGGTCCTGCTATATGGTTAAATAGGTGACCCGCTGctaagcgaagaagaagaaacgttCTAGGAAACACGGTGTGCTTTGCTTGTACTCGTTGCAAGTTGACAGTCGAAGAGTCCTTTTGGTAGTCATGGCGTTTGTTTGCAGAAATGCTTTCGCATTGCTGAAATCGAGCCGAGCGACACCGGCCTCGCTGTCCGCCGCCGCTCGCTTGTGCAGCTCGGGTGAGTGTTTTAAATGACACGCAAGCGCTCTTCAATCAATGTCAAGTCAAGCCGCGTCGATCATCAGCTCTGCAAACTCTCCGTTGCACTCACTAAAAGAGTACAAAGTTAATATTCATGTCCATGTTGCAATGCGTCCTAGTCCCACATGATAATTTAGCTAATTTTTACTGTATTATAACATTACTTAGGCCTTGCACAATTTAATTTAACACAAAGCTATTCTGTCTATAAATAGCAACAGGCGGATAATAGTAGCTTGTGTCATGTCGTATTAGTGTTGAATTGTACGACTATGTCGCTATCATTGattatttgtagtaaataaTTTTCATACCAATTTACTGGTGTCTGTGACAGGCTATTTCAATATAatttcaagtgtcatccctataaaacattctaaaatagatattgtaatgaagaaTACAcatcacattattcacttcaatgtctacatgaaaaaatatgagcggagagtgcgtcatccatgcgcaaagttgcggaagtctcattctacatccaagtggtcaccatattggctgcatcttctgtccgtgacgtcacactggggcattcaccattgaaaatacactggcccctactgtgggacacgccccttcagacacggaagctcttttcaaagaagagaacatctcacaactgactGAAGTTACCGGGGtgatattaccctattgtttcgagccatatttagatgatatgcagatcatggccaaacaactactaaaaaaaaaaaaaataacggttTTCGGGGGACCACGTagtccgtctctcataacgtaacaaaacatCCTCGTACGTATGAaagggatgctaaatgtgtcgatgtacgtGTCGGATGGCTTCAGCGTCGGGCTCGCCTTGTCAGCCTGGGCGTCTCGTCACCGGCGACCCCGACTCGGAAGCCGTCCGACatgtacatcgacacatttagcacccctgtcatacgtacgcggatcttttgttacgttatgagagacggattttGTGGTCCAcatcaaactattatttttttttttagtagctgtatatgcacctacctgtcatttggaacccacacagctctcatcctttgcacccacGCAATCCCTTTTTGCACAACAAACCGGGTGTCTTGAAAACTTTTGAAGGATAAATCCATCCAcgtgagtgttcgagcaatatccagcaatgcaatgagctggcattttggctaacacgaaagaaaaacgagctatcttcccgcaggtaagaCTAATAGAAACGAACAAGTCTGCTTGAGCGTGCACCTGCCTACaacctcacttcctgcttcttctagaAAACAAattctcgagaggattttcatggcgggagttacaaaaagccgtttacgtcaaaatcatgttttgtggtgaaaaaaggcatgggacCATACCGGCTggcgtttttttcattaataacatactaaaaatcatgcatttcatgacagtgacccTTTAAACAATctactcttgtgaggataagcagctcagaaaatggatgtatgcaCATTTTCTTGATTTGTTAATAAGTCATGAAAGGGGGTTGCAAGTTTTCACCAATAGGAAACAGCGGGTGGAAACAGTTGAGAACTCTTCGATTACATGGTCAGTGTTGGCACCATCCACAGGTGTCCATTACGAGTACGTCATGGTGGAGAAGCGAGGAGAGAAGAAGAATGTGGGTTTCATCCAGTTGAATCGACCCAAAGCTCTCAATGCGCTGTGTGATGGCTTAATGAAGGAAGTGGGGCAGGCCTTGGACGCCTTCGAGAGCGACGGAGACGTGGGCGCCATCGTCATCACCGGCAGCGACAGGGCGTTTGCAGGTGGGGGAATATTGAGAATATGCAGTGTTGTTGCCGTCTCTATTTAAGACCAATGTCTTCTGTGCTGTTCAGCCGGAGCGGACATCAAGGAAATGCAGAATCGAACTTTCCAGGAGTGTTACGGGGGGAACTTTCTGGCTCACTGGAACAGAGTGTCCACCGTGAAGAAGCCTGTGATTGCTGCCGTCAACGGATTTGCAGTGAGCGTCTCTATTTTGCAATGGCAACATAGGAATGAAGTACCTGTCGCCTACTCGCATCTTGTCTAAAACCATCTCATGTCAACATTTTGGCAGACTCTGTGCCTTAGAGGATGAAGGCAACAAATTTTCAAGTTTTGACAAAGGTGTGGACTCTCCACTAACCTTTGTGCACTCTTTCAGTTGGGAGGAGGCTGCGAGTTGGCGATGATGTGTGACATCATCTATGCTGGAGACAAGGCCCAGTTTGGCCAACCAGAGATTCTGTTGGGGACCATCCCTGGTATGATTGTGCAGCCTTGTACTTTTCCTCCGTTTCAGTTATTATAAAGTCCTTTGAGGGTCATACTAtatctccttccttccttggaaGTTTTATTCTGTTGGAATAGCAGCCCAGAGAAATTCTCAGTTAAAAATGTTAGTTTCCCTGTCCCAGAATTAAGGAGGCTGCAAGGAGCCCAATTTTTTACAtcataatccatttttttaaatgtgagagagCCCACACGTGATGAGGAAAACATCACTATGTGCATTCCTATTGGTTTTCTTGggcaagttcttttttttttttccatgcattttttcatgcTGTGATTAAATGCAGAAACACCAAAGAGATGTGATTTATTGACATCGCTATTCAATAAATCTATTAGAAATAATTTCAGCAGAATACGTTATTTAAAATTGAATGGATATTTGTATACTCTTAAGCAATTTTGTCATTCCATGAGTACCCCTACACTGATACATGATGATGATTGTCCAAAAGTAGAATTTAATATTACTGACTATTCAATGAAaatcatttaccgtaattcccggcctacagagcctcacccagtacatttgtaaaggaaaaaacatttggtacatacatac
This genomic window contains:
- the sprn gene encoding shadow of prion protein, translated to MNQVLATCWMFLLLSASLCEPALCKGGRGGSRGSSRGSPARSSTSGSYRGAGGYGGPRSRFRSAGRTSPVRVAAAAAAGAAVALTADKWYASAYRRSNTDSEEELDYYNRTGYFDAHISGSTVGASHCQMLSITMATLSAKYTLLWDSLL
- the echs1 gene encoding enoyl-CoA hydratase, mitochondrial gives rise to the protein MAFVCRNAFALLKSSRATPASLSAAARLCSSGVHYEYVMVEKRGEKKNVGFIQLNRPKALNALCDGLMKEVGQALDAFESDGDVGAIVITGSDRAFAAGADIKEMQNRTFQECYGGNFLAHWNRVSTVKKPVIAAVNGFALGGGCELAMMCDIIYAGDKAQFGQPEILLGTIPGAGGTQRLTRAVGKSLAMEMVLTGDKITAQEAKQSGLVSKIFPVDQLVSEAVKCGEKIAANSKLVSAMAKEAVNAAFELTLAEGNRLEKRLFHATFATDDRKEGMTAFVEKRKASFQDK